The sequence below is a genomic window from Pseudomonas cannabina.
GCCCAGCAGGCCGGAGGTATGACCGCCCAGTGCAACCACGCATGCGCCCGTCAGGGTGGCAATATCGATAACGGCCTGTGGTTTGAAACGCTCGGCGTAGGTCAGCGCGTCGCACAGCACCAGACGGCCTTCGGCGTCGGTGTTGAGGATTTCGACGGTCTGGCCGCTCATGGTAGTGACGATGTCGCCAGGGCGCGTGGCGGTGCCGCTCGGCATGTTTTCGGCGCAGGCCAGAATGCACACCAGGTTGATCGGCAGTTTCAATTCCAGCACGGCGCGCAGGGTGCCGAACACGCTGGCAGCGCCGCACATGTCGAACTTCATCTCGTCCATGCCTGCGGCCGGCTTGATGCTGATGCCGCCGGTGTCAAAGGTGATGCCTTTGCCGACCAGTACGTACGGTTTGTCGCCTTTCTTCGCGCCCTGATAATTCATCACGATCAGGCGCGGCGGCTGGGCGCTGCCCTGTGCTACGGCGAGAAACGACCCCATGCCCAGTTCAGCGAGTTTCTTCTCGTCGTGAATCTCTACCTTCAGATTCTTGTGTGCCTTGCCCAGCGCCTTGGCTTCTTCGCCCAGGTAGGTCGGGTGGCAGATGTTCGGTGGCAGATTGCCCAGGTCGCGGGTCAGTGCCATGCCGGTGGCGATCGCTTGCGCGTGAGCAGAAGCGCGCTCGACGTCGGCCACGCTGAGTTTGTCGGTCAGCAGGGTGATTTTCTTCAGCGGGCGCGCTTCGGCCTTCTGGGTCTTGAAGCGGTCGAAGACGTATTCGCCATCGGCCAGTGCCTCGACCAGCAGGCGAGCCTTGCCGTAGGTATCGCGGTTCTTCACGGACAGGTCATCAAGAACAATCGCTGCATCGCTGCCGCCCAGGCCCTTCAGGCACGTGAGAACGCCGCCGACGAGCTTCTTCAATTGACGGTCCGACAGCTCGCCGTCCTTACCGGTGCCGACCAGCAGAACGCGCTCGGCCTTGATATTGGGCAGGTTGGTCAGCAGCAGGCTCTGGCCTGACTTGCCTGCCAGGTCGCCACGTTTCAGCACGGCGGAAAGCGCGCCGCCGCTCAGGGAGTCGACCACTTGGGCAGCGCCGGCCAGCATGCGGCTTTCGCTGACGGTGACCACCAGCGTTGCGATTTTCAAGGTTTCTGGGCTTACGCTTTTAACAACCAATTCCATGTGGGGTCCCCGAATAGGCGATGAGAGTCGCAATATGAATGATGTGCGCGGCAGGGCCTGTGTGTTTTCAAGGGCGATGGCCGCGATAAGCCTTGCAGTTTGACCCCGCTGCACGACTGCTGACAACCCCGTAAAGCCGTCTGCCTGACCGGTATGTGCGATCTATCCCCGGTGTGCAGTGACAGAAACGCACAATCACAGGATAATGCCGCATATTTTTTGATGCCCACGCCTTTTGCAGGCGTGAATTTCCGGTTGCCGTGGCTCACAATTTTCCCTGTTTGGCTGCCTGAGCCTGACAACTCTGGAGTGTCTGGTTTGATTGTCTTTCGTTATCTTTCTCGAGAAGTACTGCTTACCCTGAGCGCGGTCAGCGCCGTGCTGCTGGTGTTCATCATGAGCGGACGGTTCATCAAGTACCTGGCGCAGGCCGCTTCCGGGGCGCTTGATCCGGGCGTGCTGTTCATGATCATGGGCTTCCGCCTGCCGGGCTTTTTGCAGGTGATTCTGCCACTGGGGCTGTTTCTCGGCATTCTGATGGCATACGGCCGTCTGTATCTGGAAAGTGAAATGACCGTGCTGGCCGCGACCGGCATGAGCCAGCAGCGTTTGCTCGCCATCACCATGGGCCCGGCGGCGCTGGTCGGGCTGGTGGTCGCCTGGCTGAGTTTCAGCCTCGCTCCACAGGGGGCTGCGCAGTTTTCGCAGCTGATCAACCAGCAGGATGCGATGACCGAGTTCGACACGCTGGTGCCGGGTCGCTTCCAGGCATTGCGTGACGGTACGCGTATCACCTACACCAAGGAGCTTTCCGATGATCGCTCGCAACTGACCGGCGTCTTCATTTCCGAAAAGCGCATGTCCAGCGACAAGAGCAAGGACAACGGTATTACCGTGCTGGTGGCCGAGAAGGGGCATCAGGAGGTCCAGCCCAATGGCAGCCGCTTCCTGATTCTGGAAAACGGCTATCGCTATGACGGTAATCCGGGGGCTGCCGATTACCGCGTGATCAAGTACGACACCTATGGTGCGGCATTGCCCAAGCCGGAAATCAGTGAAGAGGTCACCGACCGCGAAGCCATCCCGACCAGCGAGCTGTTCGGTAATCGCACCGCGCGTTCCGTTGCCGAGCTGCAATGGCGTATCTCTCTGCCGCTGTCGGTGTTCATCGTGACCTTGATGGCCATTCCGCTGTCGCGCGTCAACCCTCTCCAGGGCCGCTACCTGAAGCTGCTGCCGGCGATCCTGTTGTACATGTCGTACCTGGCCATTCTGATCTCGGTGCGCAGTTCGCTGGAGAAAGGCAAGCTGCCGCTCAGTCTGGGCATGTGGTGGGTGCATGCCATCTACTTGGCCATCGGCCTTGTGCTGTTCTACTGGGAGCCTATACGTTTGAAAATGGCGAGTCGTCGTAGCGTCACGGAGGTGACTCGTGGTCA
It includes:
- a CDS encoding leucyl aminopeptidase, which codes for MELVVKSVSPETLKIATLVVTVSESRMLAGAAQVVDSLSGGALSAVLKRGDLAGKSGQSLLLTNLPNIKAERVLLVGTGKDGELSDRQLKKLVGGVLTCLKGLGGSDAAIVLDDLSVKNRDTYGKARLLVEALADGEYVFDRFKTQKAEARPLKKITLLTDKLSVADVERASAHAQAIATGMALTRDLGNLPPNICHPTYLGEEAKALGKAHKNLKVEIHDEKKLAELGMGSFLAVAQGSAQPPRLIVMNYQGAKKGDKPYVLVGKGITFDTGGISIKPAAGMDEMKFDMCGAASVFGTLRAVLELKLPINLVCILACAENMPSGTATRPGDIVTTMSGQTVEILNTDAEGRLVLCDALTYAERFKPQAVIDIATLTGACVVALGGHTSGLLGNNDALINQLLDAGKQADDRAWQLPLFDEYQEQLDSPFADIANIGGPKGGTITAACFLSRFTKAYEWAHLDIAGTAWLSGGKDKGATGRPVPLLTQYLLDRAGV
- the lptF gene encoding LPS export ABC transporter permease LptF is translated as MIVFRYLSREVLLTLSAVSAVLLVFIMSGRFIKYLAQAASGALDPGVLFMIMGFRLPGFLQVILPLGLFLGILMAYGRLYLESEMTVLAATGMSQQRLLAITMGPAALVGLVVAWLSFSLAPQGAAQFSQLINQQDAMTEFDTLVPGRFQALRDGTRITYTKELSDDRSQLTGVFISEKRMSSDKSKDNGITVLVAEKGHQEVQPNGSRFLILENGYRYDGNPGAADYRVIKYDTYGAALPKPEISEEVTDREAIPTSELFGNRTARSVAELQWRISLPLSVFIVTLMAIPLSRVNPLQGRYLKLLPAILLYMSYLAILISVRSSLEKGKLPLSLGMWWVHAIYLAIGLVLFYWEPIRLKMASRRSVTEVTRGQA